One segment of Ignavibacteria bacterium DNA contains the following:
- a CDS encoding TIGR04282 family arsenosugar biosynthesis glycosyltransferase, whose product MSSRNICIIMCKAPELGKVKTRLAATVGDASALEIYTAMFQHILGNIHEAPCEILLCVEGDEGALPSTHYHRYAQRGDGLGERIVNAIVDAGPFDSCVVIGTDAPFLDAHVIGNSFTQLESSDVVIGPSLDGGYYLIGFNVMNTTLFDRISWSSEHVLLQTIERCNELDLKLVLLPSMIDVDTVGDVLLLETEEERHTSIVQRLRSIITVLFVVVLCSAPLFADGGWIRKQGEIFGKVSYQMLSTTSAYDLEGVKTTTPKYSLWSVGLFAEYGLVKDLMIGLNVPLYRSSTVESYGTVGGLGDMGLDVRYGIVGGDWPISVGVGMELPTGDESGVIISVGEPNWNMEDIHLPTGDGELNMWLNTGVSHSFWPTEAFVSFDAGYNVRALSVSDYTKQFDNGQFTDQYRVSLKGGYKPLDKLWVTLALYRFATAGTAKSGRFTFNGLGEGVEYNAWDLGLIYEFNNVLSFSVDVSTAFTTPRAIYGGVNVFAGVMFKI is encoded by the coding sequence ATGTCATCTCGAAACATCTGCATCATCATGTGCAAGGCCCCCGAGCTCGGGAAGGTGAAGACGCGCCTTGCCGCAACGGTCGGCGATGCGTCGGCGTTAGAGATCTACACAGCGATGTTCCAGCATATTCTTGGAAACATCCATGAAGCCCCCTGCGAGATCCTTCTTTGTGTAGAAGGTGATGAAGGGGCTCTTCCTTCAACGCACTATCATCGATATGCACAACGCGGCGATGGATTGGGCGAGCGCATCGTGAATGCGATCGTCGATGCAGGGCCGTTTGATTCTTGCGTTGTGATCGGCACAGACGCACCGTTCCTCGACGCGCACGTGATTGGTAACTCATTTACGCAATTGGAGTCCAGCGATGTTGTCATAGGCCCCTCACTTGACGGTGGCTATTACCTCATCGGCTTCAACGTAATGAACACAACCCTTTTCGATCGCATATCATGGAGCAGCGAACACGTGCTTCTGCAGACCATTGAACGTTGTAATGAGCTCGACCTGAAGCTGGTACTTCTCCCGTCGATGATCGACGTTGATACCGTTGGCGATGTTCTCTTGCTTGAAACAGAAGAAGAGCGTCACACATCGATCGTGCAGCGATTGCGTTCGATCATAACTGTGCTGTTCGTTGTGGTGTTGTGCTCAGCCCCCTTGTTTGCCGATGGCGGATGGATCCGGAAACAGGGAGAGATCTTTGGTAAGGTGTCGTACCAGATGCTTTCAACAACAAGCGCCTACGATCTTGAAGGTGTAAAGACCACCACGCCCAAGTATTCACTGTGGAGTGTTGGACTCTTTGCAGAGTATGGTTTGGTGAAGGATCTCATGATCGGACTCAATGTCCCACTTTATCGTTCTTCCACCGTTGAGAGTTACGGCACCGTAGGCGGCTTGGGAGACATGGGCCTTGATGTGCGCTATGGTATCGTTGGTGGAGACTGGCCGATAAGTGTCGGCGTTGGCATGGAGCTCCCAACAGGAGATGAATCCGGAGTGATCATCTCCGTTGGAGAACCCAACTGGAACATGGAAGACATCCATCTCCCAACCGGAGACGGAGAGCTCAACATGTGGCTCAACACCGGCGTTAGTCACTCGTTCTGGCCTACCGAGGCATTTGTCAGCTTCGATGCAGGATATAACGTACGAGCCTTGTCGGTATCTGATTACACGAAACAATTCGATAACGGTCAGTTTACAGATCAATATCGTGTGTCTCTGAAAGGGGGCTATAAGCCCCTTGACAAACTCTGGGTGACCTTGGCCCTCTACAGATTCGCTACTGCAGGCACAGCAAAGTCCGGACGCTTCACGTTCAACGGTCTTGGAGAGGGAGTTGAGTACAACGCCTGGGATCTTGGCCTGATCTATGAGTTCAATAATGTGTTAAGCTTTAGTGTTGATGTCTCAACGGCGTTCACTACTCCCCGTGCCATCTATGGTGGCGTGAATGTGTTTGCAGGTGTAATGTTCAAGATCTAA
- a CDS encoding T9SS type A sorting domain-containing protein, with translation MRSYIVAMAILYCCFHLTTTRVVAQWVVLPINQTNKLSASSFLNKDIGFVAAGREILRTVDGGLRWTSVPVSNSVWSISAAKQSQVAFAVGEAIYRTIDAGETWDSIYKQGETGLFGSTVDVSFSSTTYGCILGSVLEFTTNGGSSWNVGEAVPLPFSDPLSVFALSERIAYAGGFFSEYMVGALMKTTDGGITWRHIINHLPPFGGAPNGIRAIHFFSESVGIIAGPLDPPQSPSPPWRPHVLRTNDGGQTWQMPEYIFWYDVNTIAFADSLRGFIGDAAGNIYSTTDGGITWKNDNVPSSGRSINSICVAGGSRVFAVGDSGLILRFDLPVSVDEHSIAASPLPTLRLLPNPATGSVRVETGGAEIATVNVVDILGKVLDVPRSGATLDTSMLPAGMYVVMARVNNAVMSAMLMICNP, from the coding sequence ATGAGATCATATATAGTAGCTATGGCCATTCTCTATTGTTGTTTTCATTTGACGACTACTCGAGTGGTGGCGCAATGGGTAGTGCTTCCAATTAATCAAACCAATAAGCTGTCAGCCTCAAGCTTCCTTAATAAGGATATAGGCTTTGTTGCTGCAGGAAGGGAGATCCTTCGAACAGTTGATGGTGGTTTGCGTTGGACATCAGTGCCTGTATCAAATAGTGTGTGGTCTATAAGCGCGGCTAAACAAAGTCAGGTAGCATTTGCCGTAGGTGAGGCGATATACCGTACAATTGATGCAGGTGAAACGTGGGATAGTATTTACAAACAGGGTGAGACTGGCCTTTTTGGAAGCACGGTGGATGTAAGTTTCTCTTCAACAACCTACGGCTGTATACTAGGTAGCGTTCTTGAGTTTACTACGAATGGTGGCTCCTCGTGGAACGTTGGTGAAGCCGTACCACTGCCGTTTAGCGATCCCTTGAGTGTCTTTGCCCTTAGTGAACGTATTGCCTACGCTGGTGGATTCTTCTCGGAGTACATGGTCGGCGCTCTAATGAAGACGACTGATGGTGGTATAACGTGGAGACATATTATCAACCATCTGCCACCGTTCGGAGGTGCTCCTAATGGTATCCGTGCCATTCATTTCTTCAGCGAGAGTGTAGGGATCATTGCTGGCCCTTTAGATCCGCCACAGAGCCCAAGCCCCCCATGGAGGCCGCACGTACTTCGAACAAATGATGGCGGGCAGACTTGGCAAATGCCCGAGTATATATTCTGGTATGATGTAAACACCATCGCCTTCGCAGATTCCCTCCGCGGTTTTATCGGAGATGCCGCAGGCAACATCTACTCAACAACGGATGGTGGGATCACGTGGAAGAACGACAACGTGCCTTCTAGTGGCAGGTCTATTAATTCCATCTGTGTTGCAGGGGGCTCCAGGGTTTTCGCCGTTGGTGATAGCGGACTGATCCTCCGTTTTGATTTGCCTGTGTCTGTTGACGAACATTCGATCGCGGCATCCCCCTTACCGACACTGCGGCTACTTCCCAACCCGGCAACGGGGAGCGTTCGCGTAGAAACGGGCGGAGCAGAAATCGCTACTGTTAATGTTGTTGACATACTTGGTAAGGTGTTGGATGTGCCACGTTCAGGTGCAACACTTGATACGTCAATGCTGCCAGCGGGAATGTATGTGGTGATGGCTCGAGTTAACAATGCTGTAATGAGCGCTATGTTGATGATCTGCAATCCGTAA
- a CDS encoding FAD-dependent oxidoreductase, translating into MRIVIIGNGVAGITAARHLRKLSDHEIIVVSDEAPYHFSRPAMMYVSMGHMTLDQTKPYEDGFWKKNRIELLHDAVTSIGHAEGPFHSVELQSGSSIDADIIIFATGSQPAWYNWHGEHLPGVQGYVSKHDLDLLERNLVGARNAVVVGGGLIGIEAAEVLHSRGLHVSMLVRESTFYRKVFPADESEMVTEHIARSGVDLRCGTNLERIVAGDNAARVDHVVTSSGESIRADLVVLATGVKPRIDLAQMSGIAVSRGILVTDRFETSVPNIYAIGDCAEFDHGVEQLWYTARAHGEHLARVITQGDGAYTRGIYFNSAKFFDLEWQIYGTVPAASTDATSVFWRDAASERCLRIAHNHGTVIGIHAIGIRLRQDVCERWILEGQSAAVATKEIQSAIFDPEFSRKVTI; encoded by the coding sequence ATGCGCATCGTCATCATCGGCAATGGGGTAGCCGGCATCACGGCTGCACGTCACCTGAGAAAGCTTTCTGACCATGAGATCATCGTGGTGTCGGATGAAGCCCCATATCATTTCTCTCGTCCGGCCATGATGTATGTGTCGATGGGGCACATGACGCTTGATCAAACGAAGCCGTATGAAGATGGGTTCTGGAAGAAGAATCGCATTGAGCTGTTACATGATGCTGTGACGTCGATCGGACATGCCGAAGGGCCGTTTCATTCTGTTGAGCTTCAGTCCGGTTCTTCCATTGATGCAGACATCATCATCTTCGCCACGGGTTCGCAGCCGGCTTGGTACAACTGGCATGGAGAACATCTTCCGGGTGTGCAGGGCTATGTGAGTAAGCACGACCTCGATCTTCTGGAACGGAATCTTGTTGGAGCCCGAAATGCTGTGGTAGTAGGGGGCGGACTTATCGGGATCGAAGCGGCAGAAGTGCTGCACTCGCGAGGACTTCACGTGTCAATGCTGGTTCGTGAAAGTACGTTCTATCGCAAGGTCTTTCCGGCCGACGAATCGGAGATGGTCACGGAGCATATCGCACGTAGTGGTGTTGATCTCCGCTGTGGAACCAATCTCGAGAGAATCGTTGCGGGCGACAATGCTGCACGAGTTGATCATGTGGTTACATCTTCTGGTGAGAGCATCCGTGCTGATCTTGTGGTCCTCGCTACAGGCGTAAAGCCACGGATCGATCTAGCGCAAATGTCCGGCATCGCGGTATCACGAGGCATCCTCGTTACTGATCGATTTGAAACGTCGGTACCAAACATCTATGCCATTGGCGACTGTGCGGAGTTCGACCATGGAGTTGAACAACTGTGGTATACAGCCCGTGCACATGGTGAACACCTCGCACGTGTGATCACACAAGGTGATGGAGCCTATACGAGAGGCATCTACTTCAACTCAGCAAAGTTCTTCGATCTCGAATGGCAGATCTACGGTACAGTGCCGGCTGCTTCTACGGATGCAACATCCGTCTTCTGGCGAGACGCTGCGAGCGAACGCTGTCTTCGCATCGCCCACAACCACGGAACGGTCATTGGCATCCATGCCATTGGTATCAGACTTCGTCAGGACGTGTGTGAGCGGTGGATACTGGAAGGCCAGTCTGCTGCGGTGGCAACAAAGGAGATACAAAGCGCCATCTTCGATCCGGAATTCTCACGAAAGGTCACGATATGA
- a CDS encoding 4Fe-4S binding protein, which translates to MRNHGTMWSKWKHRGLPAYFLALLFTGFYVLVYWFPEPLKPLFSLLDPLSNVLRGSAADHWFLYGTVYTVAVIVMGIRMLIRYRTQRYHIYRTLTLMAVQLMLSYLIPALLMRIGSKEFYFSYFWPLKPEYLFPSSITALVQSNDGLLMFMGFWTIAMTVIATPVLTYFYGKRWYCSWVCGCGALAETAGDPFRQNSNKTLAAWKIERWMVHSVLASVIAITGLLWWANVDPTSPLASFAQGANRVYGFLIGSVFSGVIGVGFYPLLGSRVWCRFGCPMAAVLGILQKYASRFRITTNGSQCISCGNCSTYCEMGIDVRAYAQRGEDIKRASCVGCGVCATVCPRGVLKLENR; encoded by the coding sequence ATGCGCAACCATGGAACCATGTGGTCGAAATGGAAACATCGGGGATTGCCAGCCTATTTCCTGGCCTTACTCTTCACCGGATTCTATGTTCTCGTGTATTGGTTCCCGGAGCCGCTGAAGCCCCTTTTCAGTCTTCTCGACCCGCTGTCGAATGTCCTGCGCGGAAGTGCAGCGGACCACTGGTTCCTGTATGGGACGGTCTATACAGTAGCGGTGATCGTGATGGGTATCCGTATGCTGATCCGGTATCGCACACAACGCTATCACATCTATCGCACGTTGACCTTGATGGCAGTGCAGCTCATGCTGTCGTATCTCATACCGGCTTTGCTGATGAGGATCGGCAGCAAGGAATTCTACTTCAGCTACTTCTGGCCACTCAAACCTGAGTACCTCTTCCCGTCGAGCATTACAGCGCTCGTGCAAAGCAATGACGGACTGCTCATGTTCATGGGATTCTGGACGATCGCCATGACGGTGATTGCTACTCCTGTGCTCACCTACTTCTATGGCAAACGTTGGTATTGTTCCTGGGTGTGCGGATGTGGCGCATTGGCCGAGACAGCGGGCGATCCGTTTAGGCAGAACAGCAACAAGACACTCGCAGCCTGGAAGATCGAACGGTGGATGGTGCATTCCGTCCTTGCTTCCGTTATTGCGATCACTGGACTGCTATGGTGGGCTAATGTCGATCCCACATCGCCCCTTGCCTCCTTTGCTCAGGGGGCTAATCGTGTGTATGGGTTTCTGATCGGGTCGGTCTTCTCAGGCGTGATCGGAGTTGGCTTCTATCCGCTGCTTGGATCTCGTGTGTGGTGTCGGTTCGGATGCCCAATGGCCGCCGTTCTCGGGATCCTCCAGAAATACGCCTCGCGCTTTCGCATCACAACCAACGGCTCGCAGTGTATCTCGTGCGGAAACTGCAGCACCTATTGCGAGATGGGCATCGACGTACGCGCCTACGCCCAACGAGGCGAAGACATCAAACGCGCCTCCTGCGTCGGCTGCGGCGTCTGCGCCACCGTCTGCCCCCGCGGCGTCCTCAAACTCGAAAACCGTTAG
- a CDS encoding RidA family protein, producing the protein MRTNISSGAPWESIVGYSRAVRVGNMIEVAGTTAVDGDQLVGEGNAYEQSRFIFAKIQTALEQAGSSMRDVVRTRMYVTTSNVIDDVLRAHGEVFMDIRPVATLVVVSALINDKLLVEIEASAIIDPDRSV; encoded by the coding sequence ATGAGAACAAACATCTCCTCCGGCGCCCCATGGGAATCCATTGTTGGCTATAGTAGAGCCGTGCGTGTTGGCAACATGATCGAAGTTGCAGGCACAACTGCTGTCGACGGAGACCAGCTCGTTGGAGAAGGCAACGCGTATGAACAATCACGTTTCATCTTCGCGAAGATCCAAACAGCACTCGAGCAAGCAGGATCATCGATGCGTGATGTTGTACGAACACGGATGTACGTCACAACATCCAATGTGATCGACGACGTTCTCCGAGCCCATGGAGAGGTCTTCATGGATATCCGACCGGTGGCAACCCTTGTCGTTGTAAGTGCACTTATCAACGACAAGCTCCTTGTTGAGATCGAAGCATCTGCCATCATCGATCCAGATCGCAGCGTATAA
- a CDS encoding TRIC cation channel family protein, with protein MIDTFSLPVWWDLTATFLHALVGTRFAIMRGYDVVGVLMISLIVSVGGGLLRDILLQAGPQVALRDPMYTAMAWGAAVVGLVLYKKVPRLQRMIDVVDALSIGLYGVYGAQKSMSFGLGLLGAIFVGVLNAIGGGILRDIIVRNEPEVFRPGTFYAVAAIVGVTCFVTLSRILSVDADIAAATSIGVTVTIRMLALRFGWKTKTLA; from the coding sequence ATGATCGATACCTTTTCACTCCCCGTTTGGTGGGATCTCACTGCTACGTTCCTCCATGCGTTGGTAGGCACTCGGTTTGCCATCATGCGTGGCTATGACGTTGTTGGTGTGTTGATGATCTCGTTGATCGTAAGTGTGGGAGGGGGCTTGTTGCGCGACATCCTCCTTCAAGCCGGGCCGCAGGTAGCCCTTCGCGATCCGATGTATACTGCCATGGCCTGGGGAGCGGCCGTTGTAGGTCTTGTTCTATACAAGAAGGTCCCACGTTTGCAGCGCATGATCGATGTAGTAGATGCGCTCTCCATCGGACTCTATGGCGTGTATGGTGCCCAGAAAAGTATGAGCTTCGGCCTCGGACTTCTCGGTGCGATCTTCGTTGGAGTCCTCAATGCGATAGGGGGAGGCATCCTGCGCGATATCATCGTTCGAAACGAGCCCGAAGTCTTTCGTCCCGGAACCTTCTATGCTGTTGCTGCCATTGTAGGCGTGACATGCTTCGTAACTCTCTCAAGAATTCTCTCCGTGGACGCAGACATCGCCGCTGCCACCAGCATCGGAGTCACTGTTACGATCCGAATGCTCGCCCTCCGCTTCGGCTGGAAAACCAAAACGCTCGCTTAG
- a CDS encoding peptidase S10, with the protein MKLLVVFLTLGIVCSTVYAADSAAAKAALFQTPVTTKHSVSINGAQVSYEATAGHLTLLKEDGSPRAKVFFIAYTKTGVSDPATRPVTISFNGGPGSSSVWLHLGVLGPRRVAMNDDGTTLPPPYKLVDNDQSWLDMTDLVFIDPVSTGYSRANEEKDAKQFHGYNQDIESVGEFIRRWISDNKRWASPKYLIGESYGTTRASGLSEHLQHRYGMYLNGVILVSAVLNFQSIDFKDGNDLPFATFLPTYAATAWYHKKLSADMQALPLEQVVEQARTFAMGDYTVALMKGNALSASERTAVIDRIARYTGLTREYIDKAELRPVIFRYCQELLADSALVIGRFDSRYKGTVSDRLGNSMERDPSHHPTIAGCFSTCINDYLSRELNVSTTLPYEVLTGRVWPWDFSNVQNEYLNVAPSLREAMQMNPSLRVWVLNGYYDLATPFYGTEYTFSHMGLPGSLQKNIGMTYYPAGHMMYLLKPSLIQMKTDAKRFYAQ; encoded by the coding sequence ATGAAACTCCTCGTCGTCTTCCTGACTCTCGGCATAGTTTGTTCCACCGTATACGCCGCTGATTCTGCCGCCGCCAAGGCAGCCTTGTTCCAAACACCGGTCACCACGAAGCATAGCGTTTCGATCAACGGGGCTCAGGTGTCGTATGAAGCCACTGCCGGACATCTCACCTTGCTTAAGGAGGATGGCTCACCACGCGCGAAGGTGTTCTTCATCGCTTACACCAAGACCGGGGTTTCCGATCCGGCTACACGTCCGGTGACCATCTCGTTCAATGGTGGTCCCGGTTCTTCGAGCGTGTGGCTGCACCTGGGTGTCCTAGGGCCACGTAGAGTTGCGATGAATGACGACGGGACCACACTGCCCCCTCCCTACAAACTCGTCGATAACGATCAGTCGTGGCTGGACATGACAGATCTCGTCTTCATAGACCCTGTGAGCACTGGCTATTCACGGGCCAACGAGGAGAAGGATGCCAAACAGTTTCACGGATACAATCAAGACATAGAGTCGGTGGGTGAGTTCATCCGCAGATGGATCTCCGACAACAAACGTTGGGCATCTCCGAAGTACCTGATCGGCGAGTCGTACGGAACGACACGTGCTAGTGGACTCTCCGAACATCTCCAACACCGCTATGGGATGTATCTCAATGGTGTGATCCTCGTGAGTGCCGTGCTCAACTTCCAATCGATCGACTTCAAGGACGGCAACGACCTGCCGTTTGCTACATTTCTCCCAACATATGCCGCAACTGCATGGTATCACAAGAAACTCAGTGCAGACATGCAAGCCTTGCCACTCGAACAGGTCGTTGAGCAGGCCCGCACGTTTGCCATGGGCGACTATACTGTTGCACTCATGAAGGGCAACGCTCTTAGTGCAAGTGAGCGTACAGCGGTGATCGACCGCATCGCTCGTTACACCGGACTCACACGCGAATACATCGACAAGGCGGAACTTCGTCCAGTGATCTTCCGCTATTGCCAAGAACTACTGGCCGACTCAGCACTTGTTATTGGCCGGTTCGACAGTCGGTACAAAGGAACAGTTTCCGACAGGCTCGGCAACTCCATGGAACGCGATCCCAGTCACCACCCTACCATTGCCGGCTGTTTCTCAACGTGCATCAACGACTATCTCTCTCGTGAACTCAACGTCTCCACAACACTTCCATATGAAGTTCTCACAGGCCGTGTGTGGCCGTGGGATTTCTCAAATGTTCAAAACGAGTATCTCAATGTTGCCCCTAGTCTGAGGGAGGCAATGCAAATGAATCCGTCACTTCGAGTGTGGGTTCTCAATGGATATTATGATCTTGCAACTCCGTTCTATGGTACTGAATACACGTTTAGTCATATGGGGCTCCCTGGTTCGTTACAGAAGAACATTGGCATGACGTATTACCCTGCCGGACATATGATGTATCTGCTGAAGCCTTCACTCATCCAAATGAAAACTGATGCAAAGAGATTCTATGCTCAATAA
- a CDS encoding tetratricopeptide repeat protein, giving the protein MDTTNSLSEMQSKMHALLRAGRHDEAFAYADKAEALQTQESRAFAAYARGVIHSERGSYPDALAHLRQSIELFQSVGDDLGVARSSSMVGKIHTMVGDYPSALMVFRSALDYFERVGEKHSMALTLTGIGHVLNGTGEHQKALEVFYRALALSTEAGDATSMAGTRLNISSALLYLGDVEGAHDELCVARDLFVEQGDVARIAMIDVNLSNTLITLGRPQEAESVLHRVEVKTVGDPEVRFTYYQSVAALRELSGDFEEAMLSFRKMLDLAESLGMRAHEARVHIQLRDLAKKRNDFDAYIEHNDAYVKINEEIKGAETARKMSLQDRQRELDVIARERERERSVLYSALPRSIADRVINGEIVNDHINEAGVMFFDIAGFTTLSSATPASDVVATLGEIFSRCDEICAQHGVTKIKTIGDSYMAFAPVQLSPLAAVAKDIRSSIFLWPDGTPSGTPVQLRIGLHVGPVVAGVLGTERLQYDVWGDTVNVASRMESTGEPGKIHVSQDVVDRLQHLPDTSFIFIERGEIDVKGKGRMRTYWMQ; this is encoded by the coding sequence ATGGACACGACGAATTCTCTCTCGGAAATGCAGAGTAAAATGCACGCGCTTCTCCGTGCTGGACGCCATGATGAGGCCTTTGCCTATGCAGATAAGGCTGAGGCATTGCAGACGCAGGAGTCTCGAGCCTTTGCCGCCTATGCTCGTGGTGTGATACACAGTGAGCGTGGTTCCTACCCGGATGCACTCGCACACCTACGTCAGTCCATAGAGCTGTTTCAGAGTGTTGGTGACGATCTCGGCGTTGCCCGTTCCAGCAGTATGGTGGGAAAGATCCATACAATGGTGGGAGACTATCCGTCAGCACTGATGGTGTTTCGTTCTGCGCTCGACTACTTTGAACGTGTTGGTGAGAAGCACTCCATGGCTCTTACACTAACAGGTATAGGTCATGTCCTCAATGGAACTGGAGAACACCAGAAGGCACTAGAGGTCTTCTACCGCGCATTGGCTCTTAGCACAGAGGCCGGAGACGCAACGAGTATGGCCGGTACGAGGTTAAACATTAGTTCTGCGTTGTTATACCTCGGTGACGTTGAGGGCGCTCACGACGAACTATGCGTGGCGAGGGATCTCTTCGTAGAACAAGGAGACGTTGCGAGAATTGCCATGATCGATGTGAATCTTTCGAATACACTTATCACACTTGGTAGACCTCAAGAGGCAGAGTCTGTTCTCCATCGTGTTGAAGTGAAGACGGTGGGAGATCCTGAGGTGCGATTCACCTATTATCAGTCGGTCGCTGCGCTGCGCGAGCTGTCAGGAGATTTCGAAGAAGCAATGCTGTCGTTCAGAAAGATGCTAGATCTTGCAGAGTCGTTAGGTATGCGCGCGCATGAGGCGCGCGTACACATTCAGCTCCGTGATCTCGCCAAGAAGCGCAACGACTTCGATGCCTATATCGAGCATAACGATGCGTATGTGAAGATCAACGAAGAGATCAAGGGGGCGGAAACAGCGCGGAAGATGTCACTCCAAGACAGGCAGCGTGAGCTCGATGTGATCGCACGAGAGCGAGAACGCGAGCGATCCGTCCTGTACTCAGCTCTTCCGCGTTCGATCGCCGATCGCGTGATCAATGGCGAGATCGTGAACGATCATATTAATGAAGCAGGTGTGATGTTCTTCGATATCGCAGGGTTCACGACCCTCTCTTCCGCTACTCCGGCTTCCGACGTCGTAGCCACACTTGGCGAGATCTTCTCGCGATGTGATGAGATCTGCGCGCAGCATGGCGTAACCAAAATCAAGACCATAGGCGATAGCTATATGGCCTTTGCACCAGTCCAACTGTCGCCGCTCGCCGCCGTTGCCAAGGATATCCGCTCCAGCATCTTCTTGTGGCCGGACGGAACACCTAGCGGAACACCCGTCCAATTGCGCATCGGACTCCACGTAGGACCCGTGGTTGCCGGAGTACTGGGTACAGAGCGACTCCAATACGATGTCTGGGGCGACACCGTCAACGTTGCCAGCAGAATGGAAAGCACTGGCGAGCCCGGCAAGATCCATGTCTCACAAGACGTGGTTGACCGACTCCAACATCTCCCCGATACATCGTTCATCTTCATTGAACGTGGTGAGATCGACGTAAAGGGTAAGGGGCGTATGAGAACGTATTGGATGCAGTGA
- a CDS encoding RNA polymerase sigma factor yields the protein MHWYGVSNNDQFLEAYRAVRREVERFALFVERDRDNAADLLHNALVSALRAWGRIGDAPSLKSYLISSMLRMHRRGKRHAERFEISEMDSLVAPDALSPEVAADMRIVRDAIAMLPDAERIPFVLAEVEGWPLADIAKELNIGLSAVKMRVKRGRDKLIALLQEKPMVTEETPHV from the coding sequence GTGCATTGGTATGGTGTGAGCAACAACGATCAGTTCCTCGAAGCCTACCGCGCCGTTCGGCGTGAGGTGGAGCGATTTGCGTTGTTCGTTGAACGGGATCGCGACAATGCTGCTGATCTGTTGCACAATGCACTCGTTTCTGCCTTGCGGGCATGGGGCAGGATAGGGGATGCCCCCTCACTAAAATCCTATCTCATATCCTCAATGCTGCGAATGCATCGTCGAGGAAAACGACATGCAGAGCGGTTCGAGATATCAGAGATGGATAGTCTGGTTGCTCCGGATGCACTGTCGCCGGAGGTTGCAGCAGACATGCGCATTGTTCGTGATGCGATCGCCATGCTACCTGATGCAGAGCGGATCCCATTCGTCCTGGCCGAGGTTGAAGGCTGGCCCTTGGCGGACATCGCAAAGGAGCTCAACATCGGACTATCTGCGGTGAAGATGCGAGTCAAACGCGGTCGAGACAAGCTCATTGCCTTGCTTCAGGAAAAACCAATGGTCACCGAGGAGACCCCCCATGTCTAA